The following coding sequences lie in one Halorhabdus rudnickae genomic window:
- a CDS encoding AGE family epimerase/isomerase: MTHESFDDRDWLQDRLTSVLEFYYPRGLDERTGGYIANLDEQTGEIYDADAKHLVASSRYVVNFCVGDLVDGPEWSRAAAARGVDFLQAGHHDPETGGYDWLLEGTEPLDSKRVCYGHAFVLLAYARAVEAGIPGATDSLETVYDLLMDHYWEADYGLCRSEFDPGFETAETYRGQNANMHTCEAMLAAYEATDEDRFLDRAREIAHALTVELAAEHDGLLWEHYTEEWDHDMAYNRDQPEDTFRPWGYQPGHHIEWAKLLAVLDRYADTDWALDRATELFEIAVEHGWDDEYGGFVYTFDPDGEPIVEDKYGWPVAEAIGAAAALYERTDDDTYLEWYDRLWAYAQQHLTAPGGNFYTKLTRENDPCETDESPAVEPGYHPIGACFEAIRSFDDRPAERVQ; encoded by the coding sequence ATGACTCACGAGTCGTTCGATGATCGGGACTGGCTGCAGGACCGACTGACGTCAGTCCTCGAGTTCTACTACCCACGTGGCCTCGACGAGCGGACGGGCGGCTACATCGCTAATCTGGACGAACAGACGGGCGAGATCTACGACGCGGACGCGAAACACCTCGTCGCGAGTAGCCGGTACGTCGTGAACTTCTGCGTCGGCGATCTGGTCGACGGTCCCGAGTGGAGCCGGGCGGCCGCGGCTCGGGGGGTGGACTTCCTGCAGGCGGGCCACCACGACCCGGAGACGGGCGGCTACGACTGGCTGCTCGAAGGGACGGAACCGCTCGACAGCAAGCGGGTGTGTTACGGCCACGCCTTCGTCCTGCTGGCGTACGCTCGCGCCGTCGAAGCGGGTATTCCGGGAGCTACAGACTCCCTCGAAACCGTCTACGACCTGTTGATGGATCACTATTGGGAAGCCGACTACGGGCTGTGTCGGAGTGAGTTCGATCCCGGTTTCGAGACGGCCGAGACGTACCGCGGCCAGAACGCGAACATGCACACCTGCGAGGCGATGCTGGCCGCCTACGAGGCCACCGACGAGGATCGCTTTCTGGATCGCGCCCGCGAGATCGCCCACGCCCTGACGGTGGAGCTGGCGGCCGAACACGACGGCCTGCTGTGGGAACACTACACCGAGGAGTGGGACCACGACATGGCGTACAACCGCGACCAGCCCGAGGACACCTTCCGACCGTGGGGGTATCAGCCGGGCCATCACATCGAGTGGGCAAAGTTACTGGCGGTCCTCGATCGGTACGCCGACACTGACTGGGCGCTCGACCGGGCCACAGAGTTGTTCGAGATCGCCGTCGAACACGGCTGGGACGACGAGTACGGCGGGTTCGTCTACACTTTCGATCCCGACGGCGAGCCGATCGTCGAGGACAAGTACGGGTGGCCCGTCGCCGAGGCGATCGGGGCCGCCGCCGCGCTGTACGAACGAACTGACGACGACACCTATCTCGAGTGGTACGACCGTCTCTGGGCGTACGCACAACAACACCTGACGGCGCCAGGCGGCAACTTCTACACCAAGCTAACCCGGGAGAACGATCCCTGCGAAACGGACGAGAGTCCCGCGGTCGAGCCCGGATACCACCCGATCGGTGCCTGTTTCGAAGCGATCCGATCGTTCGACGACCGACCTGCGGAACGGGTTCAGTGA
- a CDS encoding DEAD/DEAH box helicase: MDDVLAWLRDRPYYEGQIVEQRRLPGREALYGDLDVPDRLADTLESQGVERFYCHQSEAIEAVRDGENVVLATPTASGKSLAYTVPAFERAMDHVGTTLYIAPQVALINDQAETLSDLAHGLGFGSRVTVDRYTGRLSQSEKETVRERQPTVLLTTPDMLHYGIMPHAHRLWEWFFQRLETIVIDEVHAYRGVFGSHVSLVLRRLNRLAERFDADPQYVCCSATIGNPVEHAATVTNQPESSFRRLSEDDSATGPRQWVVWNPPEKRGGGGQGRRRSHHVETQRLFVDLVQRGLQTVVFTDSRQVAERYATESSQKLRERGEGTLATQIGAYQAALTSDRRRELEAGLHDGSIRGVWSTNALELGVDVGGLDAVVLDGYPGTRMETFQRAGRAGRGEDPALVALVTGEDQLDQYVARHPEALFDRDPEQALTNPGNDQILPDHVRSAARENWLSPGDDRHFGGPFPDVVSDLEARGDLERRTTNAGTRWLYDGGGSPQHETSLRSADDREIRLRERGSNDVIASLPFGDALRDAHPGAIYHHQGTKYEVVDLDLAHDVATLDRTYADQYTRVRHEKTITVEEDLREKPFDGRADVPVRFADVTMRKQITGFERHDARSGEAISRESLDVPETSLRTRALYYALDPDLETQLREAGDFPGGIHAAEHAMIATMPLSFLCDRRDIGGLSTPHHPHTDRSTIFIYDGYPGGVGIAKAGYESIDDLAATTHELVADCDCDGGCPACVQSPHCGNANDPLEKGLSIQLLEALLVGE; this comes from the coding sequence GTGGACGACGTTCTCGCCTGGCTCCGGGATCGGCCCTATTACGAGGGTCAGATCGTCGAACAGCGACGGTTGCCCGGTCGTGAAGCGCTCTACGGCGACCTCGACGTGCCCGATCGCCTCGCGGACACCTTAGAGAGCCAGGGTGTCGAGCGCTTCTACTGCCATCAATCCGAGGCGATCGAGGCCGTCCGTGACGGCGAGAACGTCGTGCTCGCGACCCCGACCGCCAGCGGGAAGAGCCTCGCCTACACCGTCCCGGCCTTCGAGCGGGCGATGGATCACGTTGGGACGACGCTGTATATCGCCCCGCAGGTCGCTCTCATCAACGATCAGGCCGAGACGCTCTCGGATCTCGCCCACGGCCTGGGCTTTGGGTCGCGAGTGACTGTCGATCGCTACACCGGTCGGTTGTCCCAGTCAGAGAAAGAGACCGTCCGTGAGCGCCAGCCGACGGTCCTGCTGACGACGCCGGACATGCTCCACTACGGAATCATGCCCCACGCCCACCGACTCTGGGAGTGGTTCTTCCAGCGTTTGGAGACGATCGTCATCGACGAGGTCCACGCCTACCGCGGCGTCTTCGGCAGCCACGTCTCGCTCGTTCTTCGCCGGCTCAATCGACTCGCCGAGCGATTTGACGCCGACCCGCAGTACGTCTGCTGTTCGGCGACGATCGGCAATCCGGTCGAACACGCCGCGACAGTGACCAACCAGCCGGAATCGTCGTTTCGCCGTCTCAGCGAGGACGACAGCGCGACCGGCCCCCGACAGTGGGTGGTCTGGAACCCACCGGAGAAACGTGGTGGGGGCGGGCAGGGACGCCGACGCTCACATCACGTCGAGACCCAGCGGCTGTTCGTCGATCTGGTGCAACGCGGATTACAAACGGTCGTCTTCACCGATTCCCGGCAGGTAGCTGAACGCTACGCGACCGAGAGTAGTCAGAAGCTCCGTGAACGCGGCGAGGGCACACTCGCGACGCAGATCGGCGCCTACCAGGCCGCACTGACGAGCGATCGACGACGGGAACTGGAAGCGGGCCTGCACGATGGGTCGATCCGGGGGGTCTGGAGCACGAACGCCCTCGAACTCGGGGTGGATGTCGGGGGCCTCGACGCCGTCGTCCTCGATGGATACCCGGGTACGCGCATGGAGACCTTCCAGCGAGCGGGCCGGGCGGGTCGGGGCGAAGACCCCGCGTTGGTCGCGCTGGTGACCGGCGAGGACCAACTCGACCAGTACGTTGCCCGCCACCCGGAAGCGCTGTTCGACCGCGACCCCGAGCAGGCCCTGACGAACCCCGGCAACGATCAGATCCTCCCGGATCACGTCCGGTCAGCCGCCCGGGAGAACTGGCTGTCACCGGGCGACGACCGCCACTTCGGTGGACCCTTCCCGGACGTCGTGAGCGATCTCGAAGCCCGGGGCGATCTCGAACGCCGGACGACCAACGCCGGGACGCGATGGCTCTACGACGGCGGGGGCAGTCCCCAGCACGAGACCAGCCTCCGGAGCGCTGACGACCGCGAGATCCGGCTACGCGAGCGCGGTTCGAACGACGTGATTGCGTCCCTCCCCTTCGGCGACGCGTTGCGTGATGCCCACCCGGGGGCGATCTATCACCACCAGGGAACGAAATACGAGGTCGTGGACCTCGATCTGGCCCACGACGTGGCGACGCTCGACCGTACCTACGCCGACCAGTACACCCGCGTCCGCCACGAGAAGACGATCACCGTCGAGGAAGATCTACGGGAAAAGCCCTTCGACGGTCGGGCGGACGTACCGGTCCGATTTGCGGACGTGACGATGCGCAAGCAGATCACGGGCTTCGAGCGCCACGATGCCCGCTCGGGCGAGGCGATCAGTCGGGAGTCACTCGACGTCCCCGAGACGAGCCTGCGGACCCGGGCACTGTACTATGCACTCGATCCCGACCTGGAGACCCAGCTCCGCGAAGCCGGGGATTTCCCCGGCGGGATCCACGCCGCCGAGCACGCCATGATCGCCACGATGCCTCTCTCGTTTCTGTGTGACCGACGCGACATCGGCGGGCTCTCGACACCTCATCATCCCCACACCGACCGGAGTACGATCTTCATCTACGACGGCTATCCCGGTGGGGTCGGGATCGCGAAGGCCGGCTACGAGTCCATCGACGACCTGGCGGCGACGACCCACGAACTGGTTGCCGACTGTGACTGCGACGGCGGCTGTCCGGCCTGCGTCCAGTCACCGCACTGTGGGAACGCCAACGATCCGCTGGAGAAGGGTCTCTCGATCCAGTTGCTCGAAGCGTTGCTCGTGGGCGAGTGA
- a CDS encoding riboflavin synthase: MFTGIVQDVGTVKAVDRRANALVLTIHSDELTGLEPGDSVAVGGPCLTVVETDRTAETFTVEVTPETYRRTTLRELGPDSPVNLESALQLNGDLGGHLVTGHVDGTGVVTDRRREEKARIYSIRPPEELLPYLAPKGSIAVDGVSLTVVDVDRTFSVSITDFTEDETTLRQTGVGDEVNLEVDVIARYVERLASSGVGTDDEGIDMMAKLGAMEGSR; encoded by the coding sequence ATGTTTACGGGAATAGTCCAAGACGTCGGGACAGTCAAGGCGGTCGATCGGCGGGCGAACGCGCTCGTGTTGACGATCCACAGCGACGAGTTGACGGGCCTCGAACCGGGCGACAGCGTGGCGGTCGGCGGCCCCTGTCTGACGGTCGTCGAGACCGACCGGACGGCAGAGACGTTCACCGTCGAGGTCACCCCCGAGACCTATCGGCGGACGACGCTGCGGGAACTCGGGCCGGACAGTCCGGTCAACCTGGAGTCCGCTCTGCAGTTGAACGGAGACCTTGGCGGGCATCTCGTGACCGGCCACGTCGACGGGACGGGCGTCGTCACGGACCGCAGGCGCGAGGAGAAAGCACGGATCTACTCGATCCGTCCGCCCGAGGAACTCCTCCCGTATCTGGCGCCGAAAGGGTCGATCGCCGTCGATGGTGTGAGCCTGACGGTCGTCGATGTCGACCGGACCTTCAGCGTCTCGATCACCGACTTCACCGAGGATGAGACGACGCTCCGGCAGACAGGGGTCGGCGACGAGGTCAACCTCGAAGTGGACGTGATCGCCAGGTACGTCGAGCGGTTGGCGAGCAGTGGTGTCGGAACCGACGACGAGGGTATTGACATGATGGCGAAGCTAGGGGCCATGGAGGGATCGCGATGA
- the ribB gene encoding 3,4-dihydroxy-2-butanone-4-phosphate synthase has protein sequence MSIVESDRDRSRFDDVEDAIAALEAGEMVLLVDEEGRENEGDLCVPAEAVTAEQLNFMLTEGRGLVCAPMAPELTDTLGLEQMVPPAENTEEMSTRFTVSVDAVSTGTGISAYDRAETIRKLAAPDAAPTDFEKPGHVFPLEARPDGVLDREGHTEAAVDLARIAGYRPAGAICEIVDDDGTMAREDRLLEFADEHDMPIVTVADVLEYRYLTETLVSREVDTRLPTEFGEFDLYGYDYMGETHVALVNLDDVDLETDRPLVRIHSKCLTGDALHSLKCDCGFQLEETMARISEDGGVLLYLDQEGRGIGLLNKLKAYQLQEEGYDTVEANRELGFEPDERRFDAAAQMLRDIGLDRVRLLTNNPRKVDALQRFDFDVETDSLEIEPNPENESYLETKAEKLGHQLDVFNTD, from the coding sequence ATGAGTATCGTCGAGTCCGACCGCGATCGCTCGCGGTTCGACGACGTCGAAGACGCTATCGCGGCCCTCGAGGCCGGCGAAATGGTCTTGCTCGTCGACGAAGAGGGCCGAGAGAACGAGGGTGACCTCTGTGTCCCGGCCGAGGCAGTCACGGCCGAACAGCTCAACTTCATGCTCACGGAGGGCCGCGGGCTGGTGTGTGCGCCCATGGCCCCCGAACTGACCGACACGCTCGGTCTCGAACAGATGGTCCCGCCTGCCGAGAACACCGAGGAAATGAGCACGCGCTTTACTGTCTCGGTCGATGCCGTCTCGACCGGCACGGGCATCTCCGCGTACGACCGCGCGGAGACGATCCGGAAACTGGCAGCTCCCGACGCGGCGCCAACGGACTTCGAGAAACCCGGCCACGTCTTCCCACTGGAGGCCAGGCCTGACGGCGTCCTCGATCGGGAGGGCCACACGGAGGCCGCAGTCGACCTGGCGCGGATCGCCGGCTATCGGCCTGCGGGTGCCATCTGTGAGATCGTCGACGACGACGGCACGATGGCCCGAGAAGATCGCCTGCTGGAATTCGCCGACGAACACGACATGCCGATCGTGACCGTCGCCGACGTGCTGGAATACCGCTACCTGACCGAGACGCTCGTCTCCCGTGAGGTCGATACCCGTCTCCCGACGGAGTTCGGCGAGTTCGACCTCTATGGATACGACTACATGGGCGAGACCCACGTCGCCCTGGTCAACCTCGACGACGTGGATCTCGAAACGGACCGCCCCCTCGTGCGCATTCACTCGAAGTGTCTGACCGGCGATGCCTTGCACTCGCTGAAGTGTGACTGTGGCTTCCAACTGGAAGAAACCATGGCCCGAATCAGCGAGGACGGCGGCGTCTTGCTGTACCTCGATCAGGAGGGACGCGGGATCGGTCTGCTGAACAAACTGAAAGCCTACCAGCTTCAAGAGGAGGGCTACGACACCGTCGAGGCCAACCGCGAACTCGGATTCGAACCCGACGAGCGACGCTTCGACGCTGCCGCCCAGATGCTTCGGGACATCGGCCTCGACCGCGTCCGGCTGTTGACGAACAACCCCCGGAAGGTCGATGCCCTGCAACGGTTCGATTTCGACGTCGAGACCGACTCCCTGGAGATCGAACCCAACCCGGAGAACGAATCGTACCTCGAAACGAAAGCCGAGAAACTCGGCCACCAACTCGACGTGTTCAACACCGACTAA
- the ribH gene encoding 6,7-dimethyl-8-ribityllumazine synthase yields the protein MTDYDVTELEGELDASGREFGIVVSRFNDLITGKLLDGALDTLTRHGASEDDIDVARVPGSWEIPLTAQRMAESGDYDAVIALGAVIRGETPHFEYVSNEATKGVAKATLDTDVPIAFGVLTTDTTEQAVDRAGVKQGNKGSEAAESAIEMADLLTEF from the coding sequence ATGACAGACTACGACGTGACGGAACTGGAAGGCGAACTGGACGCGAGCGGCCGCGAATTCGGTATCGTGGTCAGCCGCTTCAACGACCTCATCACCGGCAAACTGCTGGATGGCGCCCTGGATACGCTGACGCGCCACGGCGCCAGCGAAGACGACATCGACGTGGCCCGCGTGCCCGGCTCTTGGGAGATCCCCCTGACGGCACAACGCATGGCCGAGAGTGGCGACTACGATGCTGTGATCGCCCTGGGCGCGGTCATCCGCGGGGAGACTCCCCACTTCGAGTACGTCTCCAACGAGGCAACGAAGGGCGTCGCCAAGGCAACCCTCGACACTGACGTGCCCATCGCCTTTGGCGTCCTCACCACCGACACGACCGAGCAGGCCGTCGATCGAGCGGGCGTCAAGCAGGGCAACAAAGGCAGTGAGGCTGCCGAGAGTGCGATCGAAATGGCCGACCTGCTCACTGAATTCTGA
- a CDS encoding Nmad3 family putative nucleotide modification protein — MTVVLAGIGADQSNVGRNLPLYDDGTFEYIPIPEKTAETDEPETFGSWGLRAGGVAADVLSKIRSAPGREDSWITDSERIAGWPLHRDPNFEALTYGEHRGSVDRRKRYVPLLEALEPGDIVGFYAGLAPPDGGDPHRYLIGYLTVESVLTTEGLSRDEQRRLLAEHADNAHARRATDGELYYDWIGADGKYVVIVDGREPGGLFERDPIRLSEKYVKPDNERAGYYLHERIAHEWNLTAPNADPVALTRKPAMRFDLAPETFLDRVGIPGER; from the coding sequence ATGACAGTCGTCCTCGCCGGCATCGGTGCCGACCAGTCCAACGTTGGGCGGAACCTTCCGCTGTACGACGACGGGACCTTCGAGTACATTCCCATCCCCGAGAAGACCGCCGAGACGGACGAACCAGAGACGTTCGGGTCCTGGGGCCTCCGGGCCGGCGGTGTCGCCGCTGACGTGCTGTCGAAGATCAGGTCCGCACCGGGCCGCGAGGACTCTTGGATCACCGATTCCGAGCGGATCGCCGGCTGGCCGCTTCACCGTGATCCCAACTTCGAGGCGCTAACCTACGGCGAACACCGCGGCAGCGTCGATCGCCGAAAGCGTTACGTCCCGTTACTGGAGGCGCTGGAGCCGGGCGACATCGTCGGGTTCTACGCCGGACTGGCGCCGCCCGATGGCGGCGATCCCCATCGGTATCTGATCGGCTACCTCACGGTCGAGTCAGTCCTCACCACGGAAGGACTCTCTCGGGACGAACAGCGACGGCTGCTCGCCGAACACGCCGACAACGCCCACGCCAGGCGGGCCACGGACGGCGAACTCTACTACGACTGGATCGGCGCCGACGGCAAGTACGTCGTCATCGTCGACGGACGTGAACCGGGCGGGTTGTTCGAACGTGACCCGATCCGGCTGAGCGAGAAGTACGTCAAACCCGACAACGAGCGCGCCGGCTACTACCTCCACGAGCGGATCGCCCACGAGTGGAATCTGACCGCCCCCAACGCCGATCCCGTTGCACTGACGCGCAAGCCAGCGATGCGGTTCGATCTCGCTCCCGAAACGTTCCTCGACCGCGTCGGTATCCCTGGCGAGCGGTGA
- a CDS encoding metal-dependent transcriptional regulator: MDTAVMEDYLKVIYELERERMPPVGTSAIADALGVTAPTATRMLEKLAEEDLLEREKYSGVELTEHGRAIALETIRHHRLLEAYLVEHLDYEWEEVHDEAERLEHHISEDFEERIARALDHPPVDPHGEPIPSADLEAPVEEDVEPLSTHEAGEAVVVASVRERDTETLQYLEAEGIVPGRELTITEITPVGTYVLECECDTRQLPETTADCIYVRSAAARSDAGTEEVPGL, from the coding sequence ATGGACACCGCCGTCATGGAAGACTACCTCAAGGTTATCTACGAACTTGAGCGCGAACGGATGCCCCCGGTGGGGACGTCGGCGATCGCCGACGCACTCGGGGTGACTGCCCCGACGGCCACACGGATGCTGGAGAAGTTGGCCGAGGAAGACTTACTCGAACGCGAGAAGTACAGCGGCGTCGAGTTGACCGAGCACGGTCGGGCGATCGCCCTGGAGACGATCCGCCACCACCGATTGTTGGAGGCCTATCTCGTCGAACATCTCGACTACGAGTGGGAAGAAGTCCACGACGAGGCCGAACGGCTCGAACACCACATCAGCGAGGACTTCGAGGAACGGATTGCACGGGCACTCGATCACCCGCCGGTCGATCCCCACGGCGAACCGATCCCGAGTGCTGACCTGGAGGCACCCGTCGAGGAGGATGTCGAACCCCTCTCGACCCACGAAGCGGGCGAGGCAGTCGTAGTCGCCAGCGTCCGTGAGCGCGATACAGAGACCCTCCAGTATCTCGAGGCGGAGGGGATCGTTCCCGGCCGGGAGCTGACGATCACCGAGATCACGCCTGTCGGGACCTACGTGCTGGAGTGTGAGTGCGATACCCGACAGTTACCGGAGACGACGGCCGATTGCATCTACGTGCGCTCGGCTGCGGCCCGCAGCGACGCCGGTACCGAGGAGGTGCCCGGACTGTGA
- a CDS encoding TMEM165/GDT1 family protein, with translation MSEYLEILVVAFAFQLAVLPGEKVQFIIAGLSTRYHPLVVVSAAGSAFAGWTVLEIIFGEAIKNALPGLYLDAFTAGLFLLFAVLMVRSAPKPNAETATTDGGVAAMSDLDVSIFGYRIPALLGGWVPIFAMMAAGEFGDKTQLVTIGLAADYGATSAIWFGEMLAIIPVSLLNAYFFHRFAHLVNLRKAHFAGAAIFTFFAADTVLAITAGVSVWETVVEGVSSVLLALV, from the coding sequence GTGAGTGAATACCTGGAGATCCTCGTTGTCGCTTTTGCCTTTCAGCTCGCCGTGCTGCCCGGCGAGAAGGTCCAGTTCATCATCGCCGGGCTCTCGACGCGCTATCATCCCCTGGTGGTGGTCTCGGCGGCTGGAAGCGCCTTCGCGGGCTGGACGGTCCTCGAGATCATCTTCGGTGAGGCGATCAAGAACGCGCTCCCGGGACTGTACCTCGATGCGTTCACTGCCGGCCTGTTCCTGCTGTTTGCCGTCCTGATGGTCCGGTCGGCCCCAAAACCCAACGCGGAGACGGCGACGACCGACGGCGGCGTTGCTGCGATGAGTGACCTTGACGTGTCGATCTTCGGGTACCGAATCCCCGCTCTCCTGGGCGGATGGGTGCCGATATTCGCTATGATGGCTGCCGGCGAGTTCGGCGACAAGACCCAGCTGGTGACGATCGGCCTGGCGGCCGACTACGGCGCCACGTCGGCGATCTGGTTCGGCGAGATGCTGGCGATCATCCCCGTGAGCCTGCTCAACGCCTACTTCTTCCATCGATTCGCTCATCTCGTGAACCTCCGGAAAGCCCACTTCGCCGGTGCGGCGATCTTCACCTTCTTCGCCGCCGATACGGTCCTTGCGATCACGGCTGGTGTCTCAGTTTGGGAGACGGTCGTCGAGGGTGTCTCGAGTGTCCTTCTCGCACTCGTCTGA
- a CDS encoding metal-dependent transcriptional regulator: protein MTNRQSNCAEVSLKEQPVTRTGGKYLCGLLRCSLAGCDRVATGDLATRLEVSRASVTEMVEKFGAEGLVDHERYKGAALTDDGETLARHLQWRRCVTERFFEGELDVTLDAETAYRIGFELPEAGTDRLASIVDHPCGRLCQATSVSDCPRLTISSS from the coding sequence ATGACCAATCGTCAATCGAATTGCGCGGAGGTTTCGCTCAAAGAACAGCCAGTCACCCGTACCGGTGGCAAGTACCTCTGTGGACTCTTGCGGTGTTCGTTGGCCGGGTGTGATCGTGTCGCAACGGGCGATTTGGCGACCCGTCTGGAAGTGAGTCGCGCCAGCGTAACCGAGATGGTCGAAAAGTTCGGCGCGGAGGGACTCGTCGATCACGAACGCTACAAGGGTGCGGCGCTGACTGACGACGGAGAAACACTGGCACGGCACCTCCAGTGGCGCCGCTGTGTCACCGAACGCTTCTTCGAGGGCGAACTCGACGTGACCCTCGACGCCGAAACTGCCTATCGGATCGGCTTTGAACTGCCCGAGGCTGGCACCGATCGTCTGGCGTCCATTGTCGACCATCCGTGTGGCCGATTGTGTCAGGCGACTTCCGTCTCTGATTGCCCTCGACTGACTATCTCTTCGTCGTGA
- a CDS encoding DMT family transporter — MRYRNALLFVSLAAIWGSAFVAIKAGLAAFPPVLFAAIRYDVAGVLVLGYAALVTDPLPRDRRDLAAIAVGATLLIAGYHALLFVGERSTTSAVAAVLVSLSPVLTTGVARVALPEERLSVVGLTGLSLGFLGVIVVARPAPANLLAKDILGPVLIVGAALSFAVGSVLTRRLDADLSIEAMEGWSMVGGAILLHGLSHAVGESAGAIDWTPRALVALGYLSLVASAIGFLLYFDLLDRLGPVEINLVSYVAPLFAALTGFLLLGEPLAPATGAGFLLIVLGFVAIKRDGIRAALDRHFRQRW; from the coding sequence GTGCGCTACCGCAACGCCCTGCTGTTCGTAAGTCTGGCGGCGATCTGGGGGAGTGCGTTCGTCGCGATCAAGGCCGGACTGGCAGCGTTCCCACCCGTGCTGTTCGCAGCGATCCGCTACGATGTCGCGGGCGTGCTCGTGCTGGGATACGCAGCACTCGTGACCGATCCGTTACCGCGTGATCGACGGGATCTGGCGGCGATCGCTGTCGGGGCGACGCTGCTGATCGCCGGCTACCACGCGCTGCTGTTCGTCGGCGAACGATCGACCACGAGTGCCGTCGCCGCGGTCCTGGTCAGCCTCTCGCCGGTGTTGACGACGGGTGTGGCCCGCGTGGCCCTCCCCGAAGAACGGCTCTCAGTTGTCGGTCTCACGGGTCTCTCACTGGGGTTTCTCGGCGTGATCGTCGTAGCTCGACCTGCCCCCGCGAACTTACTGGCGAAGGACATACTCGGTCCGGTCCTGATCGTCGGTGCGGCGCTGTCTTTTGCCGTCGGCAGCGTGCTTACCCGTCGACTCGACGCCGACCTCTCGATCGAGGCTATGGAGGGGTGGTCGATGGTTGGCGGTGCGATCCTGCTGCACGGACTCAGCCACGCCGTCGGTGAATCAGCGGGTGCGATCGACTGGACCCCGCGGGCGCTCGTCGCACTCGGGTACCTCTCGCTCGTCGCGAGCGCCATCGGCTTTCTGTTGTACTTCGATCTGTTGGATCGACTCGGCCCCGTCGAAATCAATCTCGTCTCTTATGTCGCACCGCTGTTTGCCGCACTCACCGGGTTCTTGCTTCTGGGAGAGCCGCTAGCACCAGCGACAGGGGCCGGCTTTCTGCTCATTGTCCTCGGGTTCGTGGCGATCAAACGCGACGGCATCAGGGCGGCGCTGGATCGTCATTTCCGTCAGCGATGGTAG
- a CDS encoding DUF502 domain-containing protein, with the protein MASTWKRDFASGLIVLAPLLVTVSVLLWLYNRLKAVPIAIEPEPLRVAVTIVVFVLLVFAVGYLMRTALGGLLEDAIDDLMNQLPGLRVVYNASKMAAETALTGTDDLQAPVKLETWNGMRMTAFLTGKSTDDGRDVLFLPTAPNITTGFVIEAKPERYTKTDERVEEALTRILSAGFGESEESVMHIDVEDVAGETANGEETN; encoded by the coding sequence ATGGCTTCGACGTGGAAGCGCGACTTCGCGAGTGGTCTGATCGTGCTGGCGCCCCTGTTGGTCACGGTCTCCGTCCTCCTGTGGTTGTACAACCGTCTGAAGGCCGTGCCGATCGCGATCGAACCGGAACCGTTGCGCGTCGCGGTGACCATTGTCGTCTTCGTGTTGCTGGTGTTCGCCGTCGGCTATCTGATGCGAACGGCACTGGGTGGGCTGCTCGAGGACGCGATCGACGACCTGATGAACCAGTTGCCCGGGCTGCGAGTCGTTTATAACGCCTCGAAGATGGCGGCCGAGACCGCATTGACCGGGACCGACGACCTGCAGGCTCCCGTGAAACTCGAAACCTGGAACGGGATGCGTATGACTGCGTTTCTGACCGGGAAGTCGACAGACGACGGCCGGGATGTTCTCTTCCTTCCGACGGCGCCGAACATCACGACCGGGTTCGTCATCGAGGCCAAACCGGAGCGGTATACCAAGACCGACGAGCGCGTCGAGGAGGCACTGACGCGCATCCTCAGCGCCGGGTTCGGCGAGAGCGAGGAGAGCGTCATGCACATCGATGTCGAAGATGTCGCCGGCGAGACGGCAAACGGCGAGGAAACGAACTGA